One Betta splendens chromosome 8, fBetSpl5.4, whole genome shotgun sequence DNA segment encodes these proteins:
- the nog1 gene encoding noggin-1 has product MDQYHQCVTMYLLVLSLGLIVRGSCQHYYLLRPIPSDSLPLVELKEDPDPIFDPKERDLNETELKNQLGEFDDERLSILPPPDFKYIGNDELDHPETKKSGGVLPKEVGAVDFDVQFGKKHKPNKKLKRRLQQWLLAYSACPVLHTWTDLGSRFWPRFVRAGGCLSKRSCSIPEGMVCKPSNSTHLTILRWRCIQRKGLKCSWIPVQYPIITECKCSCSS; this is encoded by the coding sequence ATGGATCAGTACCATCAGTGTGTAACCATGTATCTTCTGGTCCTGTCTCTCGGACTTATCGTCAGGGGAAGTTGTCAGCACTACTACCTTCTCCGTCCCATCCCGAGTGACAGTTTGCCTCTTGTGGAGTTAAAAGAGGACCCGGACCCCATCTTCGACCCGAAGGAGCGGGACCTTAACGAGACGGAGCTGAAGAATCAACTGGGAGAGTTTGACGATGAACGTTTGTCAATTTTGCCGCCACCGGACTTTAAATACATCGGCAACGACGAGCTGGATCACCCGGAGACCAAGAAATCCGGCGGCGTGCTGCCGAAGGAAGTCGGAGCGGTGGATTTTGACGTGCAATTCGGCAAGAAGCACAAACCCAACAAAAAACTGAAGCGAAGGCTGCAGCAGTGGCTGTTGGCGTACTCTGCTTGTCCGGTCCTGCACACCTGGACCGACCTCGGGAGCAGGTTCTGGCCGCGGTTCGTGCGAGCAGGCGGCTGCCTGAGCAAAAGGTCGTGTTCGATTCCGGAGGGGATGGTGTGTAAACCTTCCAACTCGACCCACTTGACTATACTGAGATGGAGATGCATACAGAGGAAAGGACTGAAATGCTCGTGGATACCGGTGCAGTACCCGATCATCACAGAGTGCAAGTGTTCATGTTCCAGTTAA